In one Coccinella septempunctata chromosome 6, icCocSept1.1, whole genome shotgun sequence genomic region, the following are encoded:
- the LOC123315641 gene encoding uncharacterized protein LOC123315641 yields the protein MLVLDRNMQIDFILIINLVPFIWYLPISHSQDLEEKNWLDACDIQRMKKGGFEVEPAKPTTPKPPSRPSRPPVIPIGAEGVVTFRPLAPKDDLLNAIKQKFVLDVLERGGSLEKGDWTKDARGFMSDFYGDDDDDYDYYSSGE from the exons ATGTTAGTGCTCGATAGAAACATGCAAATTGATTTTATTCTCATCATAAACCTCGTTCCATTTATATGGTACTTACCTATATCGCACTCACAGGATCTTGAG GAAAAGAATTGGCTAGATGCATGTGACATTCAGAGAATGAAAAAAGGAGGTTTTGAGGTAGAACCTGCAAAACCAACAACTCCAAAGCCACCATCTCGTCCTTCCCGACCACCTGTCATACCTATCGGTGCAGAAGGTGTTGTTACTTTCAGACCCTTGGCACCTAAAGATGATTTATTGAATGCAATAAAGCAGAAATTCGTCCTGGACGT GTTGGAAAGAGGTGGTTCCCTGGAGAAAGGCGATTGGACGAAAGATGCAAGAGGATTTATGTCAGATTTCTAtggtgatgatgatgatgattatgATTATTACTCTTCCGGCGAgtga